In Chitinophaga nivalis, a single genomic region encodes these proteins:
- a CDS encoding serine hydrolase, which yields MPIRLNRHVGLYCLSSLLTGITLPLAAQQQPYFEAAGRKINSKAFDEAIEKMMEISNVPGVSLAIIDNNRVAYYSGYGYRKLSEKTRVDSNTVFEAASLSKSFLVYAAFKLVEAGKLDLDKPMYEYRDPGAPLNKDPRYKLITPRMILSHCSGIENWQRYNNPDVLEIVSEPGKQFVYSGTGYNLLADVMTTILGEPYEAYIKRLVIDPLGLKNTFLRFTSGNVNGFYKETPADFAVGHDSFGKDLGKWKNREAVPASGNNVTAADYATLLISLFDRQHFTDATTATLLRPVIRLGETADYSGYYGTGFEIHYVPGDTIIAHGGDNTGFKNQVFYSITQKRGFVLLTNSERGKLLSTAISALSVDLPIRELCRKNFIDQYPSPAIDLFNVYRKDGKAPMLAALQQVKAKQGLDSNTLCALGMELVEKDIDLSRQLFEEEIRRQPTSATAYGFLAEVCFKQKQYDSSLAYYTKARTMHFKWWNIDNKLTQCEDKIKEQNRRPSLLATIDGAASSRVLANDYNAMQGVESGPIPDSGTNYTVTYVNTGSWLDYKVSVDKPGTYQVAFRVASKKGGNKLLLQSDGKVLASIAVASTTEWRNWNTLTAQVQLPPGKQLLRLTASGDGGGFIVSWIRFSPVDTSTAQTATK from the coding sequence ATGCCTATCAGATTGAATCGCCATGTTGGCTTGTATTGCCTGTCTTCTCTGCTGACAGGTATCACACTTCCGCTCGCCGCACAGCAGCAACCCTATTTTGAAGCCGCCGGCCGGAAAATTAACAGTAAAGCTTTTGACGAAGCGATAGAGAAAATGATGGAAATCTCCAATGTGCCAGGTGTATCGCTCGCTATTATCGACAATAACCGGGTGGCTTATTACAGCGGCTACGGCTATCGCAAATTATCAGAGAAAACCCGGGTGGACAGCAATACGGTTTTTGAAGCCGCTTCATTGTCTAAAAGCTTTCTGGTATATGCCGCATTTAAACTCGTGGAAGCAGGAAAACTGGACCTCGATAAACCCATGTACGAGTATCGCGATCCCGGCGCTCCATTGAATAAGGATCCCCGCTATAAACTGATCACGCCCCGGATGATACTAAGCCATTGTTCCGGTATAGAAAACTGGCAACGGTACAATAATCCGGATGTACTGGAAATCGTCAGTGAACCAGGTAAACAATTTGTTTATTCCGGCACCGGCTATAATCTGCTGGCAGATGTGATGACGACCATTCTCGGAGAGCCTTACGAAGCCTATATTAAAAGATTGGTCATCGATCCGCTGGGGCTAAAAAATACTTTTCTCCGTTTTACTTCCGGTAATGTAAACGGCTTTTATAAAGAAACGCCCGCTGATTTTGCGGTAGGACACGATAGCTTTGGGAAAGACCTGGGGAAATGGAAGAACCGGGAAGCCGTGCCAGCCAGCGGCAACAACGTAACGGCAGCCGATTATGCCACTTTGCTGATCAGTCTTTTCGACCGGCAACATTTCACGGATGCCACCACCGCTACCTTGTTGCGGCCGGTGATAAGACTGGGTGAAACAGCCGACTATTCAGGTTATTACGGTACGGGTTTCGAAATCCATTATGTACCGGGAGATACCATCATTGCACATGGTGGAGATAACACCGGTTTTAAAAATCAGGTGTTTTATTCTATCACCCAAAAGAGAGGTTTTGTACTGCTCACCAACAGTGAGCGGGGAAAGCTGTTGAGTACGGCCATCTCCGCCTTGTCGGTAGACTTACCTATCCGGGAACTGTGCCGGAAAAATTTCATCGATCAGTATCCCAGTCCTGCCATCGATTTGTTTAATGTATACCGGAAAGACGGGAAAGCACCGATGCTCGCGGCATTACAGCAGGTGAAAGCCAAACAGGGATTGGATAGTAACACCTTGTGTGCTTTGGGAATGGAACTGGTAGAAAAAGATATTGATCTTTCCCGGCAACTCTTTGAAGAGGAAATCCGGCGTCAGCCCACATCTGCTACTGCCTATGGATTCCTGGCCGAAGTATGCTTCAAACAAAAACAGTATGACTCTTCACTGGCCTACTATACAAAGGCCCGCACCATGCACTTTAAGTGGTGGAATATCGATAATAAACTCACGCAGTGCGAAGATAAAATCAAGGAACAGAACAGAAGACCTTCTTTGCTGGCCACCATCGACGGAGCTGCTTCCTCCAGGGTACTGGCCAATGACTACAATGCCATGCAGGGCGTAGAATCCGGTCCTATCCCGGATTCCGGTACCAATTACACGGTAACTTATGTGAACACCGGCAGCTGGCTGGACTACAAAGTAAGTGTAGATAAACCCGGCACTTATCAGGTAGCCTTCCGCGTAGCCAGTAAAAAGGGCGGCAATAAACTGTTGCTGCAATCCGACGGAAAAGTACTGGCAAGTATAGCCGTGGCGTCTACGACAGAGTGGCGTAACTGGAATACGCTCACGGCGCAGGTACAGCTACCGCCCGGCAAACAGTTGCTGCGGCTGACTGCCAGCGGGGACGGCGGCGGATTTATTGTGAGCTGGATCAGGTTTTCACCGGTAGATACTTCGACTGCACAGACCGCAACGAAATAG
- a CDS encoding alpha/beta fold hydrolase, with product MKEQIIRWGDTNAFVGILTGNQDHKYAADTCVVFINAGMIHKVGPNGIYVKAARELAGHNICSFRFDFSGLGDSGPSYRDLPVAEMRNREIRDALDAIQYHTGITRFILTGISLGADDAFAVSLEEKRITGLILIEGLYQEKAQLIQVSPAAKRMSRLRYLKAYPLRPGGWFKAVATFPGWLANGLRRHRPAVAGADISRWQRLLQRKVKIRLIFSEGSIAIDVFQLTTAAPLSAYMGSSLLKVNLVAGADHLFTPVWSQQLLVKQITAMVLEGAVSPYPESGPANHHH from the coding sequence ATGAAAGAACAGATTATACGATGGGGAGATACCAACGCTTTCGTGGGTATCCTGACCGGTAATCAGGATCATAAATATGCGGCAGATACCTGTGTGGTATTTATCAATGCAGGCATGATACATAAAGTAGGACCCAATGGTATTTACGTAAAAGCGGCCAGGGAGCTGGCCGGCCATAATATCTGCAGCTTTCGTTTCGATTTCTCCGGACTGGGCGACAGTGGCCCTTCCTACAGGGATCTGCCGGTAGCGGAAATGCGGAACCGGGAAATCAGGGATGCATTGGATGCGATACAATATCATACCGGTATCACCCGGTTTATCCTGACAGGTATCAGTCTGGGAGCAGATGATGCATTTGCGGTATCGCTGGAAGAAAAAAGAATAACAGGACTGATACTGATAGAAGGATTATATCAGGAAAAAGCACAGTTGATACAGGTGTCGCCTGCCGCTAAACGGATGTCCCGCTTGCGCTATCTGAAAGCATATCCGCTCCGGCCAGGAGGCTGGTTTAAAGCAGTCGCCACCTTTCCCGGCTGGCTGGCAAATGGATTACGCCGCCACCGGCCTGCCGTTGCAGGCGCCGATATCAGCCGCTGGCAACGGCTGTTGCAAAGGAAAGTAAAGATCCGGTTGATATTCAGTGAAGGAAGTATTGCCATCGATGTTTTTCAACTGACAACAGCTGCTCCGCTCAGTGCCTATATGGGCAGCTCACTGCTGAAAGTAAACCTGGTAGCCGGTGCAGACCACCTGTTTACACCGGTGTGGTCGCAGCAGTTATTGGTAAAACAAATTACGGCCATGGTACTCGAAGGGGCTGTATCGCCATATCCGGAATCAGGCCCGGCTAATCATCATCATTAA
- a CDS encoding serine aminopeptidase domain-containing protein, producing the protein MEYQYIEKGNRRLYSIYHEPEHPGREDTGIVLCYPLGHEYIRCHRLNVNLAHKLAREGFHVLRFDYSGTGDSAGDFTSLTVEGCLEDIGMAVSELKDACGITRVGLAGVRFGATLSLLYMQQQPVDMAVVWNPVYDGTRYLRDIQQEYHAWKKGMLVKEKAMPGNSISCFGFHYDAAFLQQVAAIRPETVRFPTDSTLLLIDEKAPANVPPQLTYLPSHNKEFWLKRDHEKEKSMVPVAEINAILQWINEKTEE; encoded by the coding sequence ATGGAATATCAATATATAGAAAAAGGCAACAGAAGGTTATACAGCATCTATCATGAGCCGGAACATCCCGGTCGTGAAGATACCGGCATCGTGCTTTGTTATCCGCTTGGACATGAGTATATCCGTTGCCACAGGTTGAATGTTAACCTCGCGCATAAGCTGGCCAGAGAAGGATTTCACGTGCTTCGTTTTGATTATTCCGGTACGGGCGATTCTGCCGGTGATTTTACTTCACTGACAGTGGAAGGCTGTCTGGAAGACATTGGCATGGCGGTCAGTGAGCTGAAAGACGCCTGTGGTATAACACGGGTAGGGCTGGCAGGCGTACGTTTTGGCGCCACTTTGTCTTTGCTGTATATGCAGCAGCAACCCGTGGATATGGCAGTGGTATGGAATCCCGTGTATGACGGCACCCGTTACCTGCGTGATATACAACAGGAATATCATGCCTGGAAAAAAGGCATGCTGGTGAAGGAAAAAGCCATGCCGGGTAACAGTATCTCCTGCTTCGGGTTTCATTATGATGCGGCTTTCCTGCAGCAGGTGGCCGCCATCAGACCGGAAACGGTGCGTTTTCCGACAGATAGCACCTTGTTGCTGATTGATGAAAAAGCACCGGCAAATGTGCCGCCACAGCTGACTTATCTGCCATCGCACAACAAGGAATTCTGGCTGAAAAGAGATCACGAAAAAGAAAAAAGTATGGTGCCGGTGGCAGAAATCAACGCCATACTTCAATGGATAAACGAAAAAACGGAGGAATGA